The genomic region CTTTTAAAACGGGGATAGCCTTTTTTCTCCCGGAAGAACCGTTTGAATGCGTCATCCAAGTGTCGCAACGCTGTTTGCAAGGCTGTGGCATCCGGTTCTTTCAGCCACTCTCGTTCTTTCTTGAGTTGAGTTAGCAACGCTGAACAGGCATGATATCCAAGTGTTTTCCTTTCCGTCTCGTAGACTTCTTTCCGTCTGGCAAGGAAGTGATTAAACACAAAACGGCAACAGCCAAACGTCTTATGGATCAGGGTCTGTTGTTTTTGGTTAGGATACAGGCGAAAGCGATAGGCTTTCTGCATGGCTTCCNGCCGCGCCTGTTTAGACACTGGCGGAACAATGACAGTGGCACCGGTGTCAGCAAAATAACCGTCTAGTTGAGCAGACACATCAATGTT from Caldalkalibacillus thermarum harbors:
- a CDS encoding RNA-guided endonuclease TnpB family protein gives rise to the protein MQKAYRFRLYPNQKQQTLIHKTFGCCRFVFNHFLARRKEVYETERKTLGYHACSALLTQLKKEREWLKEPDATALQTALRHLDDAFKRFFREKKGYPRFKSRKNPVQSYTSKNNNGSIAIAGNRIRLPKLGWVKLAKSREVEGRILSATIRKNPSGKYFVSVLVETEIQPLPACD